From the genome of Acipenser ruthenus chromosome 14, fAciRut3.2 maternal haplotype, whole genome shotgun sequence, one region includes:
- the LOC117420090 gene encoding D(2) dopamine receptor-like, producing MDVLYEIDHVWVKRNFTPVYEDFSFLSIAATCCVLSFTFLAGIVGNGLVIWAVYRQKSLQTPTNALLVNLAVSDLLRCFIDCPLLIIIDVLGYNGFDLGIVLCHAQVFTFSLSSCVQLFTMASISAERYQAIAHPFKTSKRKKRVKISIPLTWALATLISIISVTLVKSTPVYVKCRGFSIDLTYYDAFGLYILVPVWFVTLSLITRFYLRIFFLVRTHAKKIFDNGTPPSLADKTKEPVLKTFQVMDNINCKDVNIPTELNQTHEEKQSGNSASLHTEGPAAEFKATSTNLEDPTPTCQALPVSVDCSVIDMEDTETPCCDSDTVLSEAGDPTANCPPEFPVVKISEPGGSTVEKTTDCPSVLPAEGRTAECLASLPLGEVSATGCLPTLPVVENPVGEIAGAVCMMPSSNRERTKKKTEGKLAKRSGYIILTFLAFWIPLILSVLINFFIYKNKSTIGEVEIFAMAVTCMTAATDPITYAVVNPQFRSEFKQLHAKFILSLCSRS from the exons ATGGACGTCTTATATGAAATAGATCATGTATGGGTAAAAAGAAACTTTACCCCTGTGTATGAGGATTTCAGCTTCCTATCCATAGCGGCTACTTGTTGTGTTCTGTCGTTCACCTTTTTGGCTGGCATTGTTGGGAACGGTTTGGTAATCTGGGCAGTGTATCGACAGAAATCTCTCCAAACACCAACCAACGCGCTTCTTGTAAATCTTGCAGTCAGTGACCTCCTGAGATGTTTTATTGATTGTCCGTTACTCATAATTATAGATGTGTTGGGTTATAATGGATTTGATCTGGGGATTGTGTTATGCCATGCACAGGTCTTCACTTTTTCCCTCAGCAGCTGTGTCCAACTTTTTACTATGGCAAGCATCAGCGCAGAGAGGTACCAAGCTATAGCGCACCcctttaaaacaagcaaaagaaaaaaaagagtgaaaATTTCAATACCACTTACATGGGCTCTAGCTACACTGATTTCAATTATAAGTGTAACGCTTGTTAAGAGCACACCTGTTTATGTAAAATGTAGAGGGTTTTCAATAGATCTAACTTACTATGACGCATTTGGACTTTACATCTTGGTGCCAGTTTGGTTTGTAACGTTGAGTCTGATTACAAGATTCTATCTCCGTATTTTTTTCCTCGTGAGAACCCATGCCAAAAAGATTTTTGACAACGGAACCCCCCCGTCTCTAGCCGATAAGACCAAGGAACCAGTTTTAAAAACGTTTCAGGTAATGGACAACATAAACTGTAAGGATGTTAACATACCTACAGAACTTAACCAGACACACGAGGAAAAGCAATCGGGGAACTCAGCATCGTTACATACTGAAGGTCCAGCAGCAGAATTTAAGGCAACGTCGACAAATTTGGAAGATCCAACGCCAACTTGTCAAGCGTTGCCTGTTTCTGTAGATTGTTCAGTAATAGATATGGAAGATACGGAAACACCTTGTTGTGACAGTGACACCGTATTATCAGAAGCGGGAGATCCTACGGCCAACTGCCCTCCAGAATTTCCTGTTGTCAAAATTTCAGAACCAGGGGGATCCACTGTGGAAAAAACAACAGACTGTCCTTCAGTATTACCTGCAGAAGGTCGAACAGCAGAATGCCTCGCATCTTTACCGCTGGGGGAAGTTTCAGCCACAGGTTGCCTTCCAACATTACCTGTTGTAGAAAATCCAGTTGGAGAAATTGCTGGAGCTGTGTGTATGATGCCGTCTTCCAACAgagaaagaacaaaaaagaaaaccgaAGGCAAATTGGCAAAGCGCTCCGGATACATAATCCTCACCTTTCTTGCATTCTGGATACCACTGATCTTGTCTGTTCTTATTAATTTcttcatttacaaaaacaaatccacG ATTGGAGAAGTGGAAATCTTTGCTATGGCAGTGACCTGTATGACTGCAGCCACAGACCCTATAACCTACGCGGTTGTAAACCCACAATTCCGATCAGAATTTAAACAGCTGCATGCAAAATTCATCTTAAGTTTGTGTTCAAGGTCTTAA